The Castor canadensis chromosome 13, mCasCan1.hap1v2, whole genome shotgun sequence genome has a window encoding:
- the LOC141415485 gene encoding sperm motility kinase 2B-like, with translation MERKVKNSFFGENIVTKHYKILHTLGQGGFGEVKLARHKLTGAQVAIKIVSKGKQSFASISSEVAIMKSVEHPNIVRLFHVIESKKSVYMVMEFACGGDLHDYVLEKGQVEEVEARKLFYQITCALSHCHSKGIVHHDLKPENILVDGSGSVKLSDFGLSAIVQAGEKLLMFCGTDVFWAPELFDGKAYEGPPVDVWSLGMTLYYILTGSLPFSEDTTCELEQQIRHLTFQFPACLSAEVQQLTHYILTADPRGRPTVADIIQHPWLKADQEQRQEIPPTQSYRNVLGMMRGLGYHSREIRDSLMKKSFNDIMATFLLLQHQTPQGDSSSRQEEEVKDCDDPPCLPLTDPVNSFQRRLSATALHSVIKSVAPEHQKGGDRQKGRRPASWPAVATCRGPTKARNIRASHCGIQDARHDTSDGQKGERGSVSSGLPPRPPTLGAESPITSGQPQSGTIRPTQGDDDHGGTTTFRKKWRRAARGLAKFVRGLCCCCVLVSKRKSQLHAFGETGQGSSKCGG, from the coding sequence ATGGAGCGGAAGGTGAAGAACAGCTTTTTTGGTGAGAACATCGTCACCAAGCATTACAAAATTCTGCACACCCTTGGCCAAGGCGGGTTTGGTGAGGTAAAACTGGCCCGGCACAAACTTACTGGAGCCCAGGTGGCCATCAAAATTGTTTCCAAAGGGAAGCAGAGCTTCGCCTCCATATCCTCGGAGGTGGCTATAATGAAGTCTGTAGAGCACCCAAACATTGTGCGTTTATTTCATGTGATCGAATCAAAAAAATCGGTGTATATGGTGATGGAGTTTGCCTGTGGGGGAGACCTCCATGACTACGTCTTGGAGAAAGGCcaggtggaggaggtggaggctCGCAAATTGTTCTATCAGATCACCTGTGCACTGAGCCACTGTCACAGCAAGGGCATTGTGCATCACGACCTCAAGCCAGAGAACATCTTGGTGGATGGCAGTGGCTCAGTGAAACTCAGTGACTTTGGCCTCAGTGCCATTGTCCAAGCCGGGGAAAAATTGCTCATGTTTTGTGGCACTGATGTTTTCTGGGCACCTGAACTTTTTGATGGGAAGGCCTACGAGGGGCCTCCCGTGGACGTGTGGAGTCTAGGAATGACTTTATATTACATCCTGACGGGCTCGCTCCCCTTTAGCGAAGACACCACCTGTGAGCTGGAGCAGCAGATCAGGCATCTGACGTTCCAGTTTCCAGCATGCCTGTCTGCAGAGGTGCAACAACTGACCCACTACATCCTGACTGCCGACCCCAGAGGGAGGCCCACTGTGGCTGATATCATCCAGCACCCCTGGTTAAAGGCAGACCAAGAACAGAGGCAGGAGATACCCCCCACCCAATCCTATCGCAACGTCTTGGGAATGATGCGTGGACTGGGGTATCATTCCCGGGAGATCAGGGACTCTCTAATGAAAAAGTCTTTTAATGATATCATggccaccttcctcctcctccagcatcAGACACCACAGGGGGACAGTTCCAGCAGACAAGAGGAAGAGGTCAAGGACTGTGACGATCCTCCTTGCCTGCCCCTGACAGACCCTGTGAACTCCTTCCAGAGGCGACTCAGTGCAACTGCCCTTCACTCCGTCATCAAATCGGTAGCCCCGGAACACCAAAAAGGTGGCGATAGGCAGAAGGGCCGCAGACCAGCCTCGTGGCCTGCTGTAGCCACCTGCAGGGGACCCACGAAGGCCAGAAACATCAGAGCCTCCCACTGCGGCATTCAGGATGCCCGGCATGATACCAGCGATGGTCAGAAGGGAGAGCGAGGCAGCGTGTCCAGTGGgctgcccccccgcccccccaccctgGGCGCAGAAAGTCCCATCACCAGTGGGCAACCCCAGAGTGGCACGATCAGGCCCACTCAGGGAGATGATGACCATGGAGGGACCACGACCTTCAGGAAGAAGTGGAGGAGAGCTGCCCGTGGCCTTGCCAAATTCGTCAGGGGCCTCTGTTGTTGTTGTGTGCTGGTCAGCAAGAGAAAAAGTCAACTTCATGCTTTTGGAGAGACGGGCCAAGGGTCAAGTAAGTGTGGCGGGTGA